The Salvia miltiorrhiza cultivar Shanhuang (shh) chromosome 2, IMPLAD_Smil_shh, whole genome shotgun sequence DNA window AGCTCTCTCtcccttcggttctctctctctctctcaaaatcagTCGAGAACTCTCCTCACTCACGCCTCTCTCCATCTCGCTCTATATTCAGCCGAGGCGCCGCCGTCGCCTCTCCGAGCCGGCAAGATCGACGGCGAGACttatcttctcttctctctctcgcttcCTCCTCACTTCACCATATCAGCCAATTTaatcgagccctaattttcCATGAATTCGAAATCGTCTCTGTCGCCGCTGCTACTTCCGGCGAACAGCCGGGGTCTCAATTGATCTCCTGCGTCGGCTCTTCTTCCCAATTCGCTGAAGGAAAGTAGAAGCCTTAATCTTCCCCGCGGATTTTGAACCGCTGCTGCTACACGATTTCCGGCGAACAGGGGAGAGTCCGCCGTTGTTGTCGCTGTTCCCGGCGAAGGGTGTCGCCTCGTCTCCTCCTCAGAGCAGTTCAGTCCCGATTCAGACGTCAAGGCAGGGAGTCGAGCCCTGGTTCTCCTCTACTTTTGCTTCTGGTTTTCGATCCTCCGCCTCCGCCATGGAACCGGCGAAcggcgccgctgctgctgtgcatCTCCGTCAGACTCTGATGGCTGGTAGCCGTTCTATTGCTGCTACGGCCTGGAGTCGGTCGGCCTCGCTCATCTTCTGCTCTAGCCGTGCAGTGGCCGTCGGCTCTGGTAGTTGCTTGGGCAGTCGTCCCTTCTCGGTTCAGCCACGCTGCTGCtggtccagaatcggcgagggtCGTTGGGAGTCGTCGTGCCCTTGGCTCTTCCCTGCACCTCTGCCTTGGCAACGAGGCGACAACCACCGTCTCTCGGCCATCCATACTTCCTCATGGTTCACCCATCGGTTCTTGGCTCAACGCTCATACAAAAACCGAGTTCTCCCAGCTCGGCCCCACACTAAGGTACTAAACGCAGTTAAGCAAGATAGGATTTTTTTGTGCTTTTCAATTATCAATGCACGTAACTCAATTCATTGTGAAACTATGGTGTTCTGTACTAGTCTTTGTTTCACTAGTTCTTGCGTGAAGTCTATAAGTATAAACTGAATGAGCTATTCAACAGCAACATATCATGGTTTATGCTGGATTATGGAAAgtatgactttgctaagtctaTACGCATATATACTTGTCTGTATAGTCTATATCCATTTAATAAAACATGTTTTGATGCTATGAAGTATAGATTTGAATAATTGAGATAGTATAATACCTTGAGGTATAGgtgttggttggctgctgtgggtggattgttttggttggctgctgtggaTGGATTAAATGGGAGGATTctgaaataaatgatataaatcatacttgtttctttcaataaatgcAGGTTGCAAATGGAAGAAGATGAGGGATAAATGCCAAGGTTTACCTTAGAGCTTATGGCAGTGAATCAATGTTCTTTCTTACTCTTGGATCTTTGGGTATTATCTGCACTGGAATGGCTTGAGAGCTTTGGTAGGAACATGGGGGCTGTTCTTCGATTCTCTTTTCGGTGAAATGAGTTGAGAGTAAGGAACTGCATTTGTTGGCTGGCTGATACTAGAGAAAATGATGTTGCACACTTGAGTGATGAGTGGTgggaaaaatgatgagtgatgggGAAAAGTGGttgggaaagagtgaatggttggggtgaaaaatgagtggtcaaagattgatggaaagaaaaataaaaaaaaatagagaagaattaatgatgtattttctatgtctcggtgattccgtaactgaaataaaatactggcttcgattctgcttgatactgtatttacataaatctcgatttcgacatgtgacatctcgctaaaatcgataagttataaaatgaatcaaaattaaatccgtagatttaattcgttcgttgttctaatatataaattaaatccgcagatttaattaactcacgagtctgaaataatccacaacttgagtaagaataaaatctaattccatctcgcttaaataaataacgtgactttgctaagtcagttataactctgaaataatatcattaactgctttaacaatataaattcaggatcataagctgaattcatatcagaataataaccgttttcattcactgatgaacaaaaataaacactcattactggatttaaaatatataaaagagcgggtcactacagtgGGATAAATGAATTAAGATAGCAAAGAATAGTGAATGAAGAAGATGCCACATAGGATTGAGGATGAATGTGGTGTGTCTAATATGTATTGCTTTATAGAATTGATAGAAGATTGATTTATTGCGTTAAATTTGAAGATAAGTTATATTATTCAGTTGGATAAGATTAGTATATTTGACCTTTAATTTTACACTTCCAAATTTTATTCAAGGGGGAAAAAAAACTCAGTAATCCATACTATATTACATTTAAGATGTGAGATCCCCGGCCGATTTAGAGTTGGATTGGGTGATGTGCTTATTACCTTCAAAAATAATTGAGACGGGATATGGGAGGCCCGACTTCATACCAGATCCCATGGGCTGGCTCACACACCTCCTCCGAACCAGAGACTGCCCAACAATTTGACAATTTCGCTCACGGCTCAGAAATCGTCGGTTTCGATCTTAAACCGGTTATTACGGTTCATCAGAAAAGTGAATCATAATCAGCCCATATAGTCTGCTTGACAGGTCGGTTCCCGTTCTGGGCCTTAAACCGGCGATTTCGAGGCCGGGAACTGGCGGTTCAAGATCCGAACCGACGGTTTCCGAcagatttaattttaatttttttaatgtgttGTGTCTATTGTTCTtttgaaattacattataatatAGAATACatgtattgaaattattttattcaagaTAAAATACGATTCGTATTTTTATTGAATccaaagtttaaaaaaaaatacaaatttacaaTTGACATCATCTATGAacagaaaaaaattaaaatctttgaaattgaaattataaTCTACAatattgaataagtaaactaactaactacactattttgaaaataaaatactacaCTATACAAGTGAAGTAACAAGGGAAAAAAATTATCATCGTTCAGGTTCTCGTCGGCTTGATCCTATTATTTTTCTTGCGCTCTTAACTCAACTTTGGACCAATTATCAAGCAATATGGTGACCTTCATGTTACCCTGAACACCTCTATAGGGATGTCAACCCAGTTCAAAATCTGTGGATCGATCCAAATAATCTGACAAAATTAGAAGGTTAGGGCATAAAAATTGTAACCCAATCGCAAATTGGGCTAGCCTGTTCGACTGATGGGTTAAGCGGGTCAGACCGTCAAATAATCGGGTTAGCCCGCCAggttgcttaaataaataaataaaataagggttttgaaattgaattttaggCTATATTAACCACTCCCCTCCTAAACTTGTTAAGCTAATTTGTTAAGCTGCGGTTAAGTTCAGTTAGTTAGCTCAACTGTAATGCTGAGTCAGCTAAAAATGGTTAGTTGAGTAGTCAGAGTTAGTTAGGAATAGCTAGAACTTTCCTTTTCTGTTTCAATGTATGTAAGCGACGAGCTTAGCAGATGTATCAAATATCTTCTCTCATTCATTTCTACTGCTTCTCTCTCACTCCTATCTCCCATGCTTTCATTATACTCAACATCAGTTGCcaaaaattctctctcaaattTCGTAGGTTCCTAATAATCCATGGATAATCCAGCTGCAACATCTCATCTTCCTCATTTTCCATCCATCCTCAACCTCCATCGCTCGAATCTCTCAGCCATTCACGCCCACGGTTATGGTGATTTTGTCTATACTACTGCTGTAACACCATCAACGCCATTCAACGCTCGAATTCAGTCGGAATTGCATactaaaaatattgaatttgtcTCGTATAATATCAAACTAACTTGGAATCTTATTCATCCAAGCTactcaattttattttgttttaatagAATCCATACAAAGTTTACATGTAACCTAGATTAAGAGCTCCTAGTCCATGGCAGATCCGCCATGCCAATAGTGGCAATGGCACCAACTTAGACCAACCTCAAAGTCACGTTCCACCAAACATGCTAAGAGAGTCGACTTGTTAAGTCAAATACTCCTACCAACGTAACTCTCATATTTctaattatttgaaattgtaAACAAATTTTATGAAATCACATTAATTTAAGaggaaaataaatataaagCTATGCGATCACGTTAAGACCGACCATAAAAAATGTTTTAGAAAATATGACTgagaaaaaatacaaataagatCTATTTCGTCAAGGACATAATagtcataaaaaattatattttttaaaggaattaattttttttttttgctaaatGTTAAAtgaatcaattttatttaaatcgaaATTATGGCCCGGCATATTATGGCCGAACAGAATATAGCATCAATGggaggaaaaataaaattaccagAAATTTTGTTCTAAATTAGAAGGGGTTTCGGCACATAAAATcacaaattatttttaatttacaaatttaacgtgacttttgaaatATGACGAATTAAATTacaatattttcaatttttataattctgtcttctatctctctctcattttttttttttacgacgTTTACAACAAAATtgttaaatattgaaaattatgatgcaaatataagatcgattgaaaaaaattagacggccgaaattataaaaattgaaaaaatgataattttaattcATTAGAATTTAAAACTcacattaaaattataaatttaaaatactccctccgtcccataaagtAAGAccaagtttcctttttggtctatCCCATGAAGCAATACCagtttataaaaataacaaaaaaattactatttattcaccttttcacttttacacctaccacacttaacacataaaaatatcaatttcttaattttcgtgtcgaaaAAAACTAGATTTTGTttcatgagacggagggagtaattcgtAATTTTATTTCCCACCCACCCTAATTAGAAATACCAATCAATTGTCGCGCCGAATGTAGCACAGAGAACTTAAGAAAAACCATATGATCAATAAAGTTATGCTACTTTATTTTGGACCTTTTTGACTGACCTTAAAGGcaaatttttcttttaattaaagtattttaatttatctGGTTGCTCTTCAATTGTGGGGTTGATAATTTTGTCGGCCTTAGTCAAAACTTAATGATATGTCGTAATAATACTTTCGGCACGCGAAAAAAAGAGGTGGTTTTTTTCTTCATCGTGTTTTCATGTGAATTTCCATCATTTAAGTTGAATCACTAACACATTAATTGTTGACAAATTTGATCTTCCAACTGTCATTTGTttattaatgataattaatCATTTAATCTGTATTTGCATGGTTTTTACAATTAGACTACTAGCAATTCCTAGGTTTAAGTTTATTTTCCactaaaaatataaaacttGAAGAATAATTTTGATTTGCAATGCACAATATCATAAATTTACTAAACTAATTTTGTCTTTTATATTAGTGCAGGGCGCATGCCATGAAGATATGAatcaccatttttggaaacaGATTACCCAAATCAACTTTCACTATCTAAAACAAATCATCATATATAAAATCAGCCATTTAAACTTCATAGCTTAATTCCAATCGATGAACTAACACAATATCTACAAACCACGATTTAGTATTATATTACAACCAACATCTTCTTGCAATCGTACATATCCAAATCCTCGAACAATCATCGTCACTTTGCGCGTTGGATGGTGATTGCTCGAAAACTTTGAACTCATCCAGATCTCATTCTTCATGTCTAACATTTGATGAATCACGTAAGAGATGGTGATTGAACCCTAGATCTCGCTCTTCATATCTCATCTGCAGACTCAAGCCATCAATATAGTTTTTCAATTGCCCGAGACGTCTAGGGAGGTAAACATCGTCCAAGCATCCTAAGATAACAACATCAAAAGATTATTTTCAAGATCCTTAATGATTCATTAAATAGAAAATGTAAGGTCCAAAATGTCTCTTTTCACTACACATGAAAGTCAAAATTGAGTGGTCAAAATGATTAATAAAGTCACCTGAAGAGCAGCAAAGGCCTTGTGTGCAATATACTTGTGTAAGAGTGTGGCTCCCCTTTGTTGTAGCTTGTCGGGATGAAGGCACAAAATGGATTTTTGATATGCTTTCTTCACTTGTGAGCTCTCCATTAATTTCATTAGAGGTATCGCGTTCCACCCGCTGTTAGGCCATAGAATCTGAAGAATTGAACATTGTTCTGTTAATGTTCgagtaaaaaaatatacagGTTTCTGTcgtataaaagaaataaaaatgatCATATTCTTGGCCTCACATGATGCAACGAAGATAGTAACAAACGGACATCGGATTCCTTGCCGATCAACCACAACCTTATCTTTTCATCAAGTATGCTCGTATCATCTTCTATCTGTCATGATTTTACACAGGAAATTAATTAGTACAAGCTTATTGAGATAAGATAGAAGGAGGGTATTATTGTACATCACTTTTTAGTTCAAAGtaaacattttttttcataaaatgccATACACTTTCAATAATGACATATTAGTGTCCAATAAATTGATTTCGTTTTCAAATCCAGAATGGGCCCACTTCTTTTAGTACCCAAAAGCCAATGTTGGCGTAATCGAAAATCTGCACAGTAGGTAATTGTTTTTCGAATGAAATATCCACGCAGATTTGCCAACTGCCAACATGACTTTTGGTACTGGAAAAGTTAATTCGttgaaaatttgatttaaaaatatGTACATAGTTTGGGATagaacataaaaagaaaaagaaaaaaatccaACTGTAATAATGTACCACTAATAGAGAGCTATCCTGAACCCCTGTTGAGGAAATCTGACACTCATCCTTCACTTCTGCATTGTTTTCAATGAAGATTACAATCAGAAAATAGTATATATGTAACACGAAAATAGAAggggaaattgaagaaaaatgagTGAAGTAAGTAACCTtgtgttggagttggagaagaaTGAGTGTGGAACTTGTGTTTGGCCCACGCGATGGCTTCGTCGACATCGGTGGATTCGTATCTGCTGCAAGAATCCAGCTCTATAACGTAAGAGCTCATCAACTCATCTTCATCAATATCATCTAATTCCATTTCGTCTATCAGAATCTCATCAATTGATGAAACTGCCGATGATGGTGAGTTGAACTGCACGTCATCATTTTCAGACACTCTCAAATTCATCTTCTCAATATCAACATTTTCCTTCATCAATGTGTTGGATCCAGCAGGGCAGCCCCACAATTTGTCAAGATACTCGTTTTCACAATCGAAATTCGGAAACAATGCCGATTTTTGCTTTTTTtgatcatcttcatcttcacttCTACACGAATTCCACTTACTCTTCACGTTTATTGGTCTAAAAATGggaaagtgaaaaaaataaCATATTATAAAGAGGAGAAAATAAGTTGATAGTAATCTACATTATTATCAACTTTTATGTCTTTTAATATCGACTTGTTTCGTAAAAATGTATGTAAACGAAATTttgatcttttaatttttaaacgaaaaatatataaataaaatatctgaTCATGCATGCCGGAGTTCCGTGTGTAAATGCGTATTTTAAGTCAAAATGAATTTACATGAATGACTCCGGCATACAAAATCAGAAACTATAAAATTTTAGTAACGTTacatttttgaaaaatcaaatttttttattttttcaagagaaaataaaaataaaatttatgttaTGCCTATATTAAAGTCGTTTTTTTTATACAAGGCTTCAAAGTTGAAACCATAAATCAAtataataatcataatttttAGGAGCACACACCTGAGCTTGGACGCTAACAAGGAAGCATCATCGAATCCTGCGTTGAAGATAGGAGGGCGGAGAGGGCTGAGCTCCTCCGAGCTCAGCGCCGACGACGAACTCGTCTTCGATCTCGATCTAGACCTCGAGCTCATCAACTTCTTCGCATCCCAGCTGAAAATGTCACTGAAAAACCAATTTTTTTGGCGGCTGCTACGATCACTACTAACCTGCTGCAAGGAAGGAATATCGAAGAGAGGCAAGTTCCGCCCCCTCCGCCTCAGAGGTGCCGCCGCCACCGCAGCTGCCTTATCTGTCTGCCAGAATATGTCATCATAGAAGCAACCGGCGGCGGATAACTGGTGGGAGAATATGCTGCGGGGGGCACCGCCGAAAACGTCGGTGAAGCCGTCACCGGAGATGTTTTTGTTAAGGCTTGAGGCGGTGTCGGGCCGCTGCATTTCCGATCTCATTCGCCGGAGATCCTCCATTTTCTGATTTTCCGGCGAGTTATATATGCGGCGCCGAGgtttatatatagtatagtatatgATAATTGTATTTagttcttaattttttttttcgactactatttttcttacttGGATTTGATTTCCAAATTTCATGATTGTGTATCCTTTAAATAGACAAAGATTTATATAGTTTTGTAATTTCCACCGTTGTTTGGAAAAGcgatattttttaatttgtggagATGTGGACCCGGCCCATTTGAATAAATGGTTTTGGATTAATCCTAGCTACCCGACGaagtgattttatttatttaacgtGTTAAATGAATTTTAGATCGATGCCATTGACAACGCACTTTTGTTTTGGCACTAATTGGAAATTACTTTCGTGGTTACACACGTAAAAGTTTGAACTTTTTAGTCGTGTATGTGATAAAAATGCCCTTTAGATTTTGGTGTAATGGCATGATAGGAAAGTTCTTCTTGTCTCTCGCTATTTTGGATATTCTAGCTACATAGATGTTTCATGTTTGTGGTTTGGAAAAGAAAATCGGTATGCAGCTAGTTGTCATAGTTTTATTGATTCAGCTTCATCATAACTGAAAGAATGACTAATTCATAAAATATGTGTTGAGATGTAACAGTCAATATGAGTACGTGTGAAGATACAGTAATACATGATGTAACACACGAAAACACCAAGAATAATAACCCAGTTCAGTTAAACAACCTATGTTTGGGGGCTTAGTCCAGGAAAATTATTCACTATATGAAGTTAATATATACAAGGACGACTTACACAATAAGACTCATTCTTACTTAGCCTATACATCTTCCCAAAACCTCTTCAACGATGAATAATTGAAAGCTAGACAACGACTAATTTCATAGGCGCACCTAATCCCTAGAAAAATAAGAACCAACAATAAAGAAGAGTTTATAACTCTTTTACAATGTACGCGCAAGTGTATAACTCACAAACACTCTTCTGCTGAACAAATAAATGTACAATATTAGTGACTGTACTGTTCGCTAATTTCTTTAACACGCCACAAGTGTACatgtgcaattgtgtacagtagcaaacaaggtcgtatcccacagagaccaattaatattaattcatatcctaaattattattcTCTATCTGGACAACAACATTGAAGGTTTGATTTTAAaactaagaaaaataaatactgAAAAACAAATAATCAAGTTGCAGGGaagaatcaagaagaattaaattatcccaaggtaaaggtttcaacagactGGAAATCTCAACAGATTCAAAACAACATTCAAGATAATTCTCCTAGGACAATTTCAGAGTTGATTACATGAAAGACTACCGTCCTCGAATCAatcttctaacatgcaacttcCAAAGGTTCCTAGGATTAATATCCTCACAAATATAAATttcctttagaattaaataagtgtgttttatgttcttagttcaggtaataattatcatctcccgatctcaaattaaaacctatgattatgctaaataggtggccaatcaataaagcaaacaagatacacaagaacataaaaagaaaaattaatctcgataaatgaattaaatactgtcaaaaattcaaatatgTTTACTCTCTAACGACCCTAGGATAAAAGAtgttctagccacacatagacatataaACTAGAACAATAACATGAACAAAAGAAATCAACATCAACAAATAAAACCTTAGAGAAATCtgtgaatcttcagtcttgctcctGCGGTTTTCTCCGTCTATCTCTGCAGCtctcaagaaaataaaatatgaaagtgaTAAAAGGTCCTTTCAATATGTTTTTGAAAAGTATTTATATGCCATAAGTCTCAAAATATAGGTTAAAAACgtgtaggatcgaaaaatagctgAAAAACTCTAAAAATGCTCAAAAACTGGGCTAACACGTGGCCCGAGGCCAGCCCGCGTTCGGCGCCGAAATTCCCGCAATtaggcccgcggccgcgggtgggaCCGCGGGATCCTGACAGCTTAGCGCaacgattttgttttggctcgttctccctcgtccgaacttcAATTTACGATCTGATTGCACTCACAAACTTCTATCTAGACggactacaacttctatttcagcaaattcttccaaattctgcttcattatttcagAAAATTCATTCAAACAACAAGGCAGTgataacactacaaaaaaaacagTTTTTAGTGGCGACGTTTTTTGTCAATATATGTACCAAAATTGTCACTATAAGTGGTTAGTGACGACTTTTgtgttcgtcgttgagttgagACTGTATGCACCGACACTAAAAGTATTAGTGACAACGACAAAATAACGTCACTGCATATTGAGGTATAGTGACAGATGATCTTGTCACTGGAGATGATGATGTTGTGATAATAATTAGTCATTgctatatttcaattttatagcCACGTTCAATGATCGTCACTGTAGTTCATTGTTCCAGTGACATGAATTATTTGTCACAAGAAATCACTTATGTAGTCACACATTTTAATTGTCACTAAATTACTCGATATATAGTCGCA harbors:
- the LOC131013632 gene encoding uncharacterized protein LOC131013632, with protein sequence MEDLRRMRSEMQRPDTASSLNKNISGDGFTDVFGGAPRSIFSHQLSAAGCFYDDIFWQTDKAAAVAAAPLRRRGRNLPLFDIPSLQQVSSDRSSRQKNWFFSDIFSWDAKKLMSSRSRSRSKTSSSSALSSEELSPLRPPIFNAGFDDASLLASKLRPINVKSKWNSCRSEDEDDQKKQKSALFPNFDCENEYLDKLWGCPAGSNTLMKENVDIEKMNLRVSENDDVQFNSPSSAVSSIDEILIDEMELDDIDEDELMSSYVIELDSCSRYESTDVDEAIAWAKHKFHTHSSPTPTQEVKDECQISSTGVQDSSLLVIEDDTSILDEKIRLWLIGKESDVRLLLSSLHHILWPNSGWNAIPLMKLMESSQVKKAYQKSILCLHPDKLQQRGATLLHKYIAHKAFAALQDAWTMFTSLDVSGN